Proteins encoded in a region of the Benincasa hispida cultivar B227 chromosome 2, ASM972705v1, whole genome shotgun sequence genome:
- the LOC120072171 gene encoding nuclear transcription factor Y subunit B-4-like: MGENWENLQLPIANVGRIMKKILPQKAKISKEAKETMQECASEFISFVASEAAEKCHKENRRTLNGDDICWALGSCGLDNYAEVSAKYLLKFREAERIKTSNKAITFQHDHQQGEDDDNDEHQLS; this comes from the coding sequence ATGGGAGAAAATTGGGAAAATCTTCAACTCCCAATTGCCAATGTTGGTAGAATAATGAAGAAGATTCTTCCCCAAAAGGCCAAGATTTCAAAAGAAGCCAAAGAGACAATGCAAGAATGTGCAAGTGAGTTCATTAGCTTTGTAGCAAGTGAAGCAGCAGAAAAATGTCACAAAGAGAATAGAAGAACTCTCAATGGAGATGATATTTGTTGGGCTTTGGGTTCTTGTGGCTTAGATAATTATGCTGAGGTTTCTGCTAAGTATTTGCTCAAGTTTAGAGAAGCTGAGAGAATCAAAACTTCTAACAAAGCTATTACTTTTCAACATGATCATCAACAAGgagaagatgatgataatgatgaACACCAATTATCTTAA